The sequence ACGTGACCGTGCAGGCCATCACGCCGTTGCCGTACACGCTGGCCGCGGGCCAGAAGTACTCGTCGGCGGGCACGGTGGGCTCGGAGTACTACTGGGCGACCACCTTCGACGTGGCCGACCACGTGGTGGTGAAGGGCAAGCTGAAGTACGTCCAGATCCAGTTCGGGCACCGGATCGCGTTCGTCAAGGCGGACGACGTCCGGATCGTCCCGGCGTTCTAGACCGGCCGGCGGAGGTCGCGCTCACGCGTCGAGCGCGACCTTCGCCCCCGCCGCCTGTTCGGTGTTGCGGCGCGTCTTCGCCCAGCCGTTGCGGCCGCGGACCAGCCGGAACAGCGCCCGCCACGACGTCACGTAGAACGTGTAGATGTAGGCCGCGTACGCGAAGCCGAGACCGATGCCGCGCAGGATGTTCTTGCTGCGCAAGCACTTCAGCTGGTAGATCGGGCCCCAGACGAGGAACGGCAGCAGCCCGAACGAGCCGTAGATGGCGAACAGGATCCAGGCGCCGCCGGTGAACCACGTCCACATCTGCGCCGGGTCGCCCGCGGTGCTCACCACCAGCAGGACGAACGGGATCGGGTAGAGCAGCGAGCCGAGCAGCTGCAGCCACGGCTGGGCGAGGTAGTACATCATCTCCGCCGCCCCGAGCGTGCTGACGTGCGGCGAATCCCAGATCCGGCGCAGGTACCGCGCGCACTGCATGGTGCCCTGGCCCCACCTGGTGCGCTGCACCAGGAACCGCCGCAGGCTGTACAGACCCTCTTGCGCCACATGGGAATCCGGGGTGAACCCGGTGCGCCAGCCTTCGGTGAGCAGGTGGACGCCGAGTTCGAAGTCCTCCAGCAGCGAGCCGCGCCACGGCTCTTCGGTGCTGCCCGCGATCGAGTCCAGCGCCGTCAGCCGGGTGAACTGGCCGTTGCCGCCCATCGAGATCGTGCCGGTGAAGCCGCGGGACGTCTGGATCGCCGCGATCGCCGTCCGGAACTCCAGGTCCTGCAGCTGCGCCAGCTTCAGGCCGAACCAGCGGCCGACCGGGTTGCGCGACGGCGGCGGCGTCGAAACGTTGCTCATCCAGACGTCGAGCTGCACCGCGCCGATCTCCGGGTCGCCGAAGAGGTGGTCCGCCGCGCAGACCTCCAGGCAGTTCGGCGCCGGGCGGCCATCGGCGTCGACGACCACCACGACTACGTCGTCGCGCGAGGGGTCCGGGCCCATCCAGTCGTTCAGCGCGCGGTAGGCCGCGTTGAGGGCGTCCCCCTTGCCGGTCCTGGCTTCGGGCCGCGTGCGCGGCACCAGGTGCAGGTACGGGTCGTACCCGCCGTGGCGGCGCCACAGCATCCGGACGACGCGGGCGGTGCGGTCCTCCGAGTCGTCGTCGACGACCCAGACGTGCGCCTTGCGGAACGTCGTGCGCAGGTAGCGGATCGTCTCGCGGATGACCGTCTGCTCGTCGCGGCACGGGACGAAGAAGTGCCACGTGAACTCGGCCGGGTCGCCGACCGGGGCGGGTTTGCGGCGCAGGTAGGGCACGACGATGACGACGACGTAGACCAGGAACGCCACGCTCATCGTGAGCGCGAAAGCCTGCGTGATGGCCAGCAGGACCTTGACGCTCATGCCTTCTTCTTCCGCGTGGCCAGCCAGACGAACAGGACGAGCGAGACGGCGCCGCCGAACACGCTGACCATCGAGCCGAGCAGCGTGTGACCCCAGTAGTAGCCCTCGTCGGTGCCGTAGGAGTGCACCAGCCCGACGATGGTGAGAATGCGCAGCTGGTTCACCAGCACGACGACGAGCGCGGAAATACCGAGCGAAAAGAAGAGCCGCTTCGCATTCGCGGGTCGGAAGTACAACATGATCATGGTCACAACGATCAGCGGCAGCAAAAGGAACGCCGAAGAACATTCCGGCGTCATTCTCAACCCGAACGGAGTAGCGCTCGTCAACCCAAAGTAAACGGACTCCCGATCGGGAGCGACATAAACACCCGATGTAGTGATGACGTCGAGGATCGCGCCCGCGAGCCGCACTTCCAGCTCGCGGTAGAACCGCTCGGCCAGCACCACCACGGCACCCGCGGCCGCCAGCGCGCTCAGCGCGATGACCAGCGGGAACCGTGCCATACCTGCGTTCGGAGCGCTCGCTACGGCCACGACGTTCCTCTCGGTGTCGGTTCTCGGATCAAGCTGCGGACCCCGGGGCGAGCGTAAAACACGACCGCCCCCCGTTTCCACCCGGAGGTGTGGTTTGGCTGCCCGTTCGGCAGATCCGACCGCGAACTTGCTAGGCCATCCGAGTGGTATCAAAACGACCTGCGGAAACTTCACCAGGTCATACCCGATCCGGTGATTAGGGAAATTTTGTGTGCTATTCGGGCCGCGCTTCGCGATAGTCGATTCGCGTGCCGACTCGAGGCAAGCCGGATCGATCCGCGCCGCCGTCACGCGATACCCCCGGAAAACCCAGCGAATTCGGAGGACAGTTGATGAAGAGCTCCCTCGTGCGCCGCGGCGGCCTGCTCGCCGCGGTCGTGGCGAGCGTCGTGCTCGCCGGCGCGGCCCCCGCGTCGGCCGCTCCCGGTGACGGGTCCGCGTACGGCGTGGACGTCGACGTGACGCTGCTCGGGCAGCCGGCGGTGAAGGCGGGGCCCCTCGCGGCCGCGAACACCGCGGGCCCGACGAGCAACAGCACGGCGAAGGTGAACCTGACCGGGATCCTGACCACCGGTGTGATCAACACCGAGGCCAAGCGCGACGACAACTCCGGCGCGGTGACCGCGAAGGCGAGCACCGCCGACGTCGGGCTGCCGCTGCTCAAGGCCCTCGGGCCCAACGTCGGCGCCAAGGCCGTCGAGGCGGTCTGCACGGCGACCCAGGAAGGCGTCAAGGGCAGCACCACGCTGGTCGGCGCGAACCTCGGCAGCGCCGGCGCGGTCGACGCCACCCCGGCGCCGAACACCCAGGTCAAGGTCGGGATCGGCGGGATCAACGTCGCGACGGTCATCCTCAACGAGCAGATCAAGAACAAGGACGGCAGCCTCACGGTCAACGCCATCCACGTGAAGCTGCTCGGCGGGGCCGTCGGCGCGCTCGGCTCGGGCGACGTCATCGTGTCGTCGGCGACCTGCGGCCCGGCCGCGCCGCCGATGCCGCTGGCGTCCGGTGCCGGCCTGTGGATCGGGCTCGGCCTGCTC is a genomic window of Amycolatopsis lexingtonensis containing:
- a CDS encoding glycosyltransferase family 2 protein, yielding MSVKVLLAITQAFALTMSVAFLVYVVVIVVPYLRRKPAPVGDPAEFTWHFFVPCRDEQTVIRETIRYLRTTFRKAHVWVVDDDSEDRTARVVRMLWRRHGGYDPYLHLVPRTRPEARTGKGDALNAAYRALNDWMGPDPSRDDVVVVVVDADGRPAPNCLEVCAADHLFGDPEIGAVQLDVWMSNVSTPPPSRNPVGRWFGLKLAQLQDLEFRTAIAAIQTSRGFTGTISMGGNGQFTRLTALDSIAGSTEEPWRGSLLEDFELGVHLLTEGWRTGFTPDSHVAQEGLYSLRRFLVQRTRWGQGTMQCARYLRRIWDSPHVSTLGAAEMMYYLAQPWLQLLGSLLYPIPFVLLVVSTAGDPAQMWTWFTGGAWILFAIYGSFGLLPFLVWGPIYQLKCLRSKNILRGIGLGFAYAAYIYTFYVTSWRALFRLVRGRNGWAKTRRNTEQAAGAKVALDA
- the xrtP gene encoding exosortase P, coding for MARFPLVIALSALAAAGAVVVLAERFYRELEVRLAGAILDVITTSGVYVAPDRESVYFGLTSATPFGLRMTPECSSAFLLLPLIVVTMIMLYFRPANAKRLFFSLGISALVVVLVNQLRILTIVGLVHSYGTDEGYYWGHTLLGSMVSVFGGAVSLVLFVWLATRKKKA
- a CDS encoding choice-of-anchor P family protein gives rise to the protein MKSSLVRRGGLLAAVVASVVLAGAAPASAAPGDGSAYGVDVDVTLLGQPAVKAGPLAAANTAGPTSNSTAKVNLTGILTTGVINTEAKRDDNSGAVTAKASTADVGLPLLKALGPNVGAKAVEAVCTATQEGVKGSTTLVGANLGSAGAVDATPAPNTQVKVGIGGINVATVILNEQIKNKDGSLTVNAIHVKLLGGAVGALGSGDVIVSSATCGPAAPPMPLASGAGLWIGLGLLGAVAVPAGTRIFRRRSAQA